CTGGCCGCGGTCCATCACCTCGATGCGCAGCATGTCCAGCACGCGCGCGATGCGCAGCTCCACCTGCTCCGGCGGAGACCCCGATTCGTGCGCGTTCTTGAGCAAATTGAGCAAGGCCTGCTCCATCTGCGCCGGGTCGATCGACGCCGGCTCGGGCGGCGCGTCTCCGATCAGCCGGAACTTCACCTGCGAGGCCAACTGCGCGATGAAATCGTCCCACGCGCATGACTCGATGCGCGGCGTGGGCAGCTTGGCGAAGCGCGCGTAGCCGAGGATGAAGCTTTCCAGATGCCGCGTGCGTTCCTCGATGGTGGCGAGGATCTGCGGCAGGCGCTCGGTCTGGCCGCGCCGCACCAGCTCCGCACCGGAATGGGCGAGGGATGTCAGCGGCGCCAGCGAATTGTTCAACTCGTGGCTGATCACGCGGATCACCTTCTTCCAGGTCTGCACCTCCTGGCGCCGCAGCTCGGTGGTCAGCTGGCGCAGCAGCAGCAGCTCGTGGCGCCGGCCGTTCAGGCTGAAATTCCGGCGCGCCAGGTGATAGACCTCCTCGTCCTCGCTGTCGCCGCTGGTGAACAGGCCGTCGCCTCCGCGCGCGACCGCCTCGCGCAAGGCGATACTTGACTGCTCAAGTATCTCGTGCAGCTGGTGGCCTTCCAGCTTGCGGCCCTGGTTCAGCAGCTGGCGCGCGGCCAGGTTGGCATACACGATCGCGCGCGCGTCGGCCACGCCTTCGGCCACCAGCAGCATCGCCACCGGCGTGTTCTGGACCATTGTGTCGAGCAGCAGTTCGCGCTGCATCAGGTCGAGGCGCTGCTCGCGCAGCACCTGGCCCAGCGCATTGTGCGCCTGGATCAGGTCGGACAATTCATCGTTCTGCTGCCAGTGCAGGCTGAAAGAAAAATCGCCGTCCTTGTAGCTGGTGACGGTGCCTTCCAGCGCGCGGAACAGCGACAGGATCGGCTGGATCTGTGAGCGGATGGTGATGATCGCGATCGGCACCACGCATACCGCCGAAAGCCCAAAGACCATCAAGGGCCGGCCCGGCAAGAGGTGGTCGAGGCCCAGCGCAATCAGCACCCCCATCGCCGACAGCGTGCCGACGAGCGCCGACCAGCGGGTGACCAGCGAAAGCCGCAAGCCGGGCTTCATCCCGCGCGGGCGATGCCGAGGCGTTCCATGCGCCGGTACAGGGCCTGGCGCGACAGTCCGAGGTCGGCGGCGGCCTGCGCCACCACGCCGTGCGCGCGCGACAGCGCCTGCGCGATGGTGTCGCGGTCGGGCTCCGCGTCAAGCGCCGGCGCGGCGCTCGCGGGCAGGCCAAGGTCGGCGGCGTTGATGACGGGGCCGGCCGCCAGCAGGCTGGCGCGCGCCATCACGTTTTTCAGTTCGCGCACATTGCCCGGCCAGCCGTGCGCCAGCAGCGCCGCTTCGGCAGCGGGCGCCAGCTGCTTGCCGCCGGCGAGGAAGCTGTTTGCCAGCGGCAGGATGTCGCCGGGCCGCGCGGCCAATGGAGCCAGGCGCAGCTCGATCAGGTTGAGGCGGTAGAACAGGTCTTCGCGGAAGGTGCCGGCGCGGATCATCGCCGCCAGGTCTGCGTTGGTCGCGCTGATCACGCGCACCTTGACCTGGCGCTCGCGGTTCGACCCGAGCCGCTCGAAGCGCCCGGTCTCGAGCACCCGCAGCAGTTTCATCTGCCCGGCCAGCGGCAGGTTGCCGATCTCGTCGAGGAACAGGGTGCCGCCGTCGGCCGCTTCGAATTTTCCTTCGCGCGCCTTCGAGGCGCCCGTGTAGGCGCCGGCGTCGGCGCCGAACAGTTCGGCCTCGATCAGCTCGGACGGCAGGGCGCCGCAGTTGAGCACCACGAACGGGCCGTCGCGGACCGCCGAATTGG
This window of the Massilia sp. R2A-15 genome carries:
- a CDS encoding PAS domain-containing sensor histidine kinase codes for the protein MKPGLRLSLVTRWSALVGTLSAMGVLIALGLDHLLPGRPLMVFGLSAVCVVPIAIITIRSQIQPILSLFRALEGTVTSYKDGDFSFSLHWQQNDELSDLIQAHNALGQVLREQRLDLMQRELLLDTMVQNTPVAMLLVAEGVADARAIVYANLAARQLLNQGRKLEGHQLHEILEQSSIALREAVARGGDGLFTSGDSEDEEVYHLARRNFSLNGRRHELLLLRQLTTELRRQEVQTWKKVIRVISHELNNSLAPLTSLAHSGAELVRRGQTERLPQILATIEERTRHLESFILGYARFAKLPTPRIESCAWDDFIAQLASQVKFRLIGDAPPEPASIDPAQMEQALLNLLKNAHESGSPPEQVELRIARVLDMLRIEVMDRGQGMNDAVLTNALVPFYSTKRSGTGLGLALAREIAEAHGGRITLGNREGGGLTVTLILPA
- a CDS encoding sigma-54 dependent transcriptional regulator, which produces MPTVLIIDDNAAVAIALEVLFSLHDIDALRAASPEEGLALLERSRVDLVIQDMNFSADTTSGEEGEQLFREIRRRYPDLPVILLTAWTHLDAAVGLVKSGAADYLSKPWNDNRLIATVTNLIELGQANRALAQRVKQERRQRHELEENFDLRGMVWSDPATERVLHLACQVARADVPVLISGPNGTGKERIAEIIQANSAVRDGPFVVLNCGALPSELIEAELFGADAGAYTGASKAREGKFEAADGGTLFLDEIGNLPLAGQMKLLRVLETGRFERLGSNRERQVKVRVISATNADLAAMIRAGTFREDLFYRLNLIELRLAPLAARPGDILPLANSFLAGGKQLAPAAEAALLAHGWPGNVRELKNVMARASLLAAGPVINAADLGLPASAAPALDAEPDRDTIAQALSRAHGVVAQAAADLGLSRQALYRRMERLGIARAG